One window of Calonectris borealis chromosome 28, bCalBor7.hap1.2, whole genome shotgun sequence genomic DNA carries:
- the GDF1 gene encoding embryonic growth/differentiation factor 1 has translation MWLLPTHASFRAGLAWALLSVVLGTELSLQESLLLKSLGLSAKPSPKTPVPVPSVLWRIFQKRKMLPSTNKDLVDACRVEEFNVPGNIIRVFADRGHFIHNGQPQRLLCLQKRLYFNLSVLEEGERLTMAQLEIKFSHNSYHASSQGQVFELRLYQTSQMSLRGMPSHEHGQKLLVEQSFAQLHKSLLFNLSGVAKDWRTYSRNLGLILEISVSGGDGASALASRGLQSLCTSIDSFLDTSLLVVTLSQQQCKASRRRRSAPYTPVTPSNLCKPRRLYISFSDVGWENWIIAPQGYMANYCLGECPFPLTAELNSTNHAILQTMVHSLDPEGTPQPCCVPVRLSPISILYYDNNDNVVLRHYEDMVVDECGCR, from the exons ATGTGGCTGCTCCCCACACACGCCAGCTTTAGGGCTGGCCTTGCCTGGGCTCTCCTTAGCGTGGTTCTGGGGACGGAGTTAAGTTTGCAGGAAAGTTTACTGTTAAAATCCTTGGGTTTGAGCGCCAAGCCCAGCCCGAAAACCCCCGTTCCTGTGCCCTCCGTGCTCTGGAGGATCTTCCAGAAGAGAAAGATGCTGCCTTCTACAAACAAAGACCTGGTGGATGCTTGTAGGGTGGAGGAATTTAACGTCCCTGGGAACATCATCCGTGTCTTCGCTGACCGAG GCCACTTCATTCATAACGGGCAGCCCCAGAGGTTGCTGTGTCTGCAGAAGCGTCTGTACTTTAACCTCTCCGTGCTGGAGGAGGGCGAGCGCTTGACGATGGCTCAGCTAGAGATCAAATTCAGCCACAACTCCTACCACGCCTCCAGCCAGGGGCAGGTTTTTGAGCTGAGGCTCTACCAAACCTCCCAGATGTCTCTTCGGGGGATGCCCTCCCACGAGCACGGCCAAAAGCTGCTGGTGGAGCAGTCCTTCGCCCAGCTGCACAAGTCTCTCCTCTTCAACCTGAGCGGGGTGGCGAAGGACTGGAGAACGTACAGCAGGAATCTGGGCTTGATCCTGGAGATCTCGGTGAGCGGCGGCGATGGTGCATCAGCCCTGGCGAGCCGGGGGCTGCAGAGCCTCTGCACCAGCATCGACTCCTTCCTGGACACCTCTCTCCTGGTGGTGACCCTCAGCCAGCAGCAGTGCAAGGCttccaggaggaggagaagtgctCCCTACACCCCCGTCACTCCGAGCAACCTCTGCAAGCCCAGGCGGCTTTACATCAGCTTCAGCGACGTTGGCTGGGAGAACTGGATCATCGCCCCGCAGGGCTACATGGCTAATTACTGCCTGGGCGAGTGCCCCTTTCCCCTGACAGCGGAGCTGAACAGCACCAACCACGCCATCCTCCAAACCATGGTGCACTCGCTGGACCCggaggggaccccccagccctgctgtgtcCCCGTCAGGCTGTCCCCGATCTCCATCCTCTACTACGATAACAACGACAACGTGGTGCTGAGGCACTACGAGGACATGGTGGTGGATGAGTGTGGCTGCAGGTAG